One genomic window of Mustela lutreola isolate mMusLut2 chromosome 14, mMusLut2.pri, whole genome shotgun sequence includes the following:
- the LOC131815323 gene encoding protein BEX1-like, which produces MASKEEQAVKNLNVENAKQENEKKYEKEQAANKGEPLALPLEAGEYCMPRVNRRRFCVRQPIQQYRWDMIQRLGEPQGRTREENMERIGEEMRQLTEKLREKQLFSHRLRAVSTDLLPHHDHHDEFCFMP; this is translated from the coding sequence ATGGCGTCCAAAGAGGAACAAGCAGTAAAAAATCTCAACGTGGAGAATGccaaacaggaaaatgaaaaaaagtatgaaaaggaGCAAGCTGCTAATAAAGGAGAACCTTTGGCCCTCCCTTTGGAAGCTGGTGAATATTGTATGCCTAGAGTAAATCGTAGGCGGTTCTGTGTTAGGCAGCCCATCCAGCAGTATAGATGGGACATGATTCAGAGGCTTGGAGAACCACAGGGGAGAACGAGAGAGGAGAATATGGAAAGGATTGGGGAGGAGATGAGACAGCTGACGGAAAAGCTGAGGGAAAAGCAGTTGTTCAGTCATAGACTGCGGGCAGTTAGCACCGACCTCCTTCCTCACCATGACCATCATGATGAGTTTTGCTTTATGCCTTGA